From a region of the Bermanella marisrubri genome:
- a CDS encoding adenylate/guanylate cyclase domain-containing protein: MKQVKQNWPFLHRAIALAVIFSILASLLVGLTVANSAKAHLQQQAQNMRYTLSKQASQQAADAIFSQDLLSLNVILNGLVEYDDVAYAAVYDLNNQVIAAQGQGANSETTQPMSIRYQNEVIGFLDVRLDLSALDQRIAQIYGLWAVLSCLLVVICLTLAWLIGTRLGRAIEDSSKDVLNLGKQGYAITQHKTAELNQLSEALQQYHGQQQAKQAMYQALNKFMTPKMEYMDDTSQDRPLSELSNHYTHGAILFIDFVSVQAAQTELNPSELAALLNDYYFFINQAAQLYNGHVDKYAGDGVMVVFGIAQSDDKGSFHGTCTALLIIGLINQFNDERQAQGLTTLDFRLGLHTGDLLASSSQSDELSYDAVGDAIHIAAQLCRHSQANRLLISEQALQDGHLGNQLVISAHQTMGNAITGQALKTYWAENLIPNYQALIERQVQHIASLVKNPQ, from the coding sequence ATGAAACAAGTAAAACAAAATTGGCCTTTTTTACACCGTGCCATTGCTTTAGCCGTCATTTTTTCTATTCTCGCCAGCCTACTAGTGGGGCTTACCGTGGCCAACAGTGCTAAGGCCCATCTACAGCAACAAGCGCAAAACATGCGTTATACCCTGAGCAAGCAAGCCAGCCAGCAAGCTGCCGACGCAATATTTTCCCAAGATCTGTTGAGCCTTAATGTCATCTTAAATGGATTGGTTGAATATGATGATGTGGCCTATGCCGCAGTCTATGATCTCAACAACCAAGTCATTGCAGCCCAAGGACAAGGCGCTAACAGCGAAACCACGCAACCCATGAGCATTCGCTACCAAAATGAGGTCATTGGCTTTCTTGATGTACGCCTAGATCTTTCTGCTTTGGATCAACGTATTGCTCAGATATACGGTTTATGGGCCGTATTGAGTTGCTTGCTGGTGGTAATTTGTTTGACGCTTGCCTGGCTAATTGGCACCCGTTTGGGTCGTGCGATTGAGGATTCGAGCAAAGACGTTTTAAATCTTGGCAAGCAAGGCTATGCCATTACGCAACATAAAACGGCTGAACTCAATCAACTTAGCGAGGCCTTGCAGCAATATCATGGCCAACAACAAGCTAAACAAGCCATGTATCAAGCATTGAATAAATTCATGACACCAAAAATGGAATATATGGATGACACATCACAAGATCGCCCCCTGAGTGAACTCAGTAATCACTATACTCATGGCGCCATCCTATTTATTGATTTTGTTAGTGTACAAGCAGCTCAAACTGAGTTAAATCCAAGCGAACTGGCAGCACTTTTGAATGACTACTACTTTTTCATCAATCAAGCGGCACAACTATATAACGGCCATGTTGATAAATATGCTGGAGATGGCGTTATGGTGGTATTTGGCATTGCACAAAGCGATGATAAAGGCAGCTTCCATGGAACCTGCACAGCATTGTTGATTATCGGTTTGATCAATCAATTTAATGACGAACGGCAAGCGCAGGGATTAACCACTCTGGATTTTCGTCTCGGTCTTCATACTGGCGACTTACTAGCAAGCAGCAGCCAATCTGATGAATTGAGCTATGATGCTGTGGGAGATGCTATTCATATCGCAGCGCAACTGTGTCGTCATAGCCAAGCCAATCGCCTACTGATCAGTGAGCAAGCACTGCAAGATGGCCATCTAGGCAATCAGTTAGTCATCAGCGCTCATCAAACCATGGGCAACGCCATCACAGGCCAAGCGCTGAAGACCTATTGGGCAGAAAACCTTATCCCTAACTACCAAGCATTGATAGAACGTCAGGTCCAACATATCGCATCGCTAGTGAAAAATCCTCAGTGA
- a CDS encoding putative bifunctional diguanylate cyclase/phosphodiesterase, with product MDRERSLYSAIFIVTSITIGLAIYAVILREQTTQTALNAQSDAYHEMLLAREAQVHFKKQVQEWKNVLLRGHDNKDYDNYLAQFLDEETYVRTTVHDLLQRLEPDSPAHRLAKDFLKAHDDLGAEYRKALMVFFETQTDRHIATDKQVRGIDRAPTDTLDALTDAIKLTGDQKVNDTLARLKTAFISIILFISLCIVLAVGLIVVLTSRLSKEIRFDQVTGFYSRRELTKYLRTVIRSQQSMFMFYIDIDQFKLINELCGHSGADSFLKHIAKLLSPNSHTQCFRSNSDEFILLSSLRNIDDAIRYANTIRENIESSYFSWAENEFSSSCSIAIIEINRSFKSIEDIYSAADLAMLECKEQGGNCVITFSEFNDRIIQRQQDMRRVHEINRALTEDRFTLYKQKVQRIASDKNYYYEILLRLKNPDGSISAPGAIIAAAEKYNIMGKIDYWVLRNTIAYLADYPEEQASFAINLSGATLSDPSCINYLQHLIDTYQITPSRLQFEITETEAVKHLSTTNIILSALRDMGCRISLDDFGTGSSSFSYLQQMKIQNLKIDGVFIKDLHHNSVNQAIVESAVKVAKSMGISTTAEFVETEEVVALLKELQVDYVQGFGIHKPEPLIQG from the coding sequence ATGGATCGAGAGCGCAGCCTATATTCGGCCATTTTCATCGTAACAAGTATTACGATAGGACTAGCCATTTACGCAGTAATATTGCGTGAGCAAACAACTCAGACCGCTCTTAACGCACAATCCGATGCATACCATGAGATGCTATTGGCCAGAGAAGCTCAAGTCCACTTTAAAAAACAAGTACAAGAATGGAAGAACGTACTTTTACGTGGGCATGATAATAAAGATTATGACAACTATCTTGCACAGTTTCTGGACGAAGAAACCTATGTCCGCACTACCGTCCATGATTTATTACAACGTCTAGAACCTGATTCGCCTGCACATCGTTTAGCCAAGGATTTTTTGAAAGCCCATGATGATTTAGGTGCGGAATATCGAAAAGCACTGATGGTGTTTTTTGAAACCCAGACGGACCGTCACATTGCTACTGACAAACAAGTAAGAGGCATAGATAGAGCGCCCACTGATACATTGGATGCATTAACTGATGCAATAAAGCTAACGGGAGATCAGAAAGTTAATGACACACTAGCAAGACTAAAAACTGCATTCATTAGCATAATACTATTCATTAGTCTATGCATTGTCTTGGCAGTAGGCTTAATTGTGGTGCTAACTAGTCGTCTATCAAAAGAAATTCGTTTTGACCAAGTGACTGGATTTTATAGCCGTCGGGAACTTACTAAGTATCTTAGAACTGTAATTCGCTCCCAGCAATCCATGTTTATGTTCTACATTGACATCGATCAGTTTAAATTGATAAACGAATTGTGTGGACATTCCGGAGCGGATAGTTTTCTAAAACACATTGCAAAACTGCTATCACCTAACAGCCACACTCAATGCTTTCGGTCTAATTCAGATGAATTCATTTTACTTTCATCATTGCGCAATATCGATGACGCGATTAGATATGCAAATACTATTCGTGAAAATATCGAATCCTCATACTTTTCGTGGGCTGAGAACGAGTTTAGTAGTTCATGCTCTATCGCCATTATTGAAATCAATCGTTCCTTTAAATCCATCGAGGACATTTATAGTGCTGCGGACCTAGCCATGCTCGAATGTAAGGAGCAAGGTGGAAACTGTGTTATTACATTCAGTGAATTCAATGACCGAATTATTCAACGTCAACAAGATATGAGGCGAGTACATGAAATAAATCGAGCACTGACCGAAGACCGTTTTACTCTTTATAAGCAGAAAGTCCAACGCATAGCATCGGACAAAAATTACTATTATGAGATATTGCTACGCTTGAAAAATCCAGATGGGAGCATCAGTGCGCCTGGGGCTATTATTGCCGCAGCTGAAAAATACAACATCATGGGTAAAATTGATTATTGGGTACTTCGAAATACGATAGCCTATTTGGCTGATTATCCTGAAGAACAAGCAAGCTTTGCCATTAATTTATCCGGTGCAACACTAAGTGACCCATCGTGCATCAACTATTTGCAGCATCTCATTGACACTTATCAAATAACTCCATCACGATTGCAGTTTGAAATAACGGAAACGGAAGCCGTCAAACACTTAAGCACAACCAATATCATACTTAGCGCTCTTCGAGATATGGGCTGTCGAATTTCGCTTGATGACTTTGGAACAGGCTCCTCATCATTCAGCTATTTGCAACAAATGAAAATACAAAACCTTAAAATAGACGGCGTTTTTATTAAAGACCTACACCATAACAGCGTTAATCAAGCGATAGTTGAATCTGCTGTCAAAGTTGCTAAATCAATGGGGATCAGTACCACAGCAGAATTTGTAGAAACGGAGGAAGTCGTCGCACTGCTCAAAGAGTTGCAGGTTGACTATGTTCAAGGGTTCGGGATTCATAAACCAGAGCCCTTGATACAAGGCTAG
- a CDS encoding ABC transporter ATP-binding protein gives MSQETTALNVEQLEVSFDEKPILQDFSLSLNQGDILCLLGPSGCGKTTALKAMAGLINVKHGKIELFEHLLKHNAYEVPPEKRDLGFIFQDYALFPHMTVAENIGFSLRHLNREAKEAHIHQALTLVSLDNLGKRYPHELSGGQQQRCAVARAMVNRPKLLLMDEPFSNIDSQVKNGLMSEMRHLLKRHNITCIFVTHSKQEAFSFADKTAVMNQGRIQQIGKSQEVFENPNSEYVARFMEAGNLIDTALVPQKLLMLPPSNANASRLLLKENGFAPCPDGTPAKVIDSLYMGHRYRHEILVGDLTLFMENQQAYEVGKDIQIQYRYEAIGVE, from the coding sequence ATGAGCCAAGAAACAACTGCATTAAACGTTGAACAGCTCGAGGTGAGCTTCGATGAAAAACCTATCTTGCAAGACTTCAGCCTATCTCTAAATCAAGGAGATATTCTCTGTTTATTGGGCCCCAGTGGCTGCGGTAAAACCACGGCATTGAAAGCAATGGCCGGATTGATTAACGTTAAACACGGTAAAATCGAGTTATTTGAACATTTGTTAAAACATAATGCCTACGAAGTCCCGCCAGAAAAACGGGATCTTGGTTTTATCTTTCAAGACTATGCCTTATTTCCTCACATGACTGTAGCGGAAAATATTGGCTTTTCTTTACGGCATCTGAATCGTGAAGCCAAAGAAGCGCATATTCATCAAGCACTGACGCTCGTAAGTTTAGACAACTTGGGCAAACGCTATCCACATGAACTCAGTGGTGGCCAACAGCAGCGCTGTGCTGTGGCGCGGGCTATGGTCAACCGACCAAAACTATTATTAATGGATGAGCCTTTCTCCAACATAGATAGCCAAGTAAAAAACGGCTTGATGAGTGAAATGCGTCATTTATTAAAACGCCACAACATTACCTGTATTTTTGTCACTCATAGTAAGCAAGAGGCATTCAGTTTCGCGGACAAGACTGCAGTGATGAACCAAGGGCGAATTCAGCAAATCGGTAAGAGCCAAGAGGTATTTGAAAACCCCAACAGCGAATATGTGGCGCGTTTTATGGAGGCCGGTAATTTAATCGATACCGCCTTAGTACCCCAAAAGTTGCTTATGCTGCCGCCTAGCAATGCCAATGCATCAAGACTACTACTGAAAGAAAATGGATTTGCACCTTGCCCTGATGGAACACCAGCAAAAGTGATTGATAGCTTGTATATGGGGCATCGTTATCGACATGAAATCTTAGTTGGAGACCTTACCCTCTTCATGGAAAACCAACAGGCTTATGAAGTGGGTAAGGATATTCAAATCCAATATCGCTATGAAGCCATCGGAGTTGAATAA
- the serB gene encoding phosphoserine phosphatase SerB codes for MKEVVLIKISGEDKPGVTACITGILAQYGVNILDIGQAEIHDNLSLGILAEIGSEGESAAVLKDVLFKSHEMGMSVRFTPVSKEKYSHWVAAQGKQRHIITLLARRLTAEHISRVTHVVAAHQLNIDNISRLSGRVELEDDGDDNSKACVEFSVRGDVDQSALRAEFLDISSELGVDIAVQEDSPFRRNRRLVAFDMDSTLIEAEVIDELAKEAGVGDEVIAITESAMRGEIDFDESFRRRVALLKGLDESVLQGIANRLPITEGAERLVSTLKKLGYTTAILSGGFQYFGQFLQQKLGIDHVYANELEIENGKVTGNVTGTIVNGERKAYLLEEIAKSEGISLQQTIAVGDGANDLPMLSKAGLGIAFRAKPLVRENAEQAISTLGLDGVLYLLGIRDRDEI; via the coding sequence GTGAAAGAAGTTGTTCTGATAAAAATAAGTGGTGAAGATAAACCCGGTGTCACCGCCTGTATTACGGGAATTTTAGCCCAGTATGGGGTGAATATTCTGGATATTGGCCAAGCCGAAATTCACGATAACTTATCCTTAGGTATATTGGCGGAAATTGGCAGCGAAGGTGAATCTGCTGCAGTTTTAAAAGACGTATTATTTAAAAGCCATGAAATGGGCATGTCGGTGCGTTTCACACCGGTTTCTAAAGAAAAATACAGCCACTGGGTCGCGGCGCAGGGTAAGCAGCGTCATATTATTACATTATTAGCCCGTCGCTTAACGGCAGAGCATATCTCCCGAGTGACCCATGTTGTGGCCGCTCATCAACTAAACATCGATAATATCTCTCGCTTGTCTGGACGAGTAGAGTTGGAAGACGATGGCGATGATAATAGCAAAGCCTGTGTAGAATTTTCCGTGCGTGGCGATGTTGATCAAAGTGCGCTTCGAGCAGAGTTTTTAGACATCTCTAGTGAGTTGGGTGTTGATATTGCGGTTCAAGAAGACAGTCCTTTCCGTCGCAACCGCCGTCTTGTTGCGTTCGATATGGATAGCACCTTGATCGAAGCAGAGGTCATTGACGAGCTAGCAAAAGAAGCCGGAGTAGGTGACGAGGTGATTGCGATTACCGAGAGTGCTATGCGCGGTGAAATTGATTTTGACGAAAGTTTCCGTCGTCGTGTTGCTTTACTTAAAGGGCTAGATGAATCTGTGCTGCAAGGTATTGCGAATCGCTTGCCGATTACAGAAGGCGCCGAACGCTTAGTATCGACATTGAAGAAACTGGGTTATACAACGGCGATTTTGTCTGGCGGTTTTCAGTATTTTGGTCAGTTCTTACAACAAAAACTAGGCATTGATCATGTTTATGCCAATGAGCTAGAAATTGAAAATGGCAAAGTAACAGGTAACGTGACGGGTACAATTGTAAATGGCGAACGTAAAGCCTATCTATTGGAAGAGATTGCCAAGAGTGAAGGTATTTCTTTACAGCAAACCATCGCTGTCGGAGACGGAGCTAATGATTTGCCTATGTTGAGTAAAGCGGGCTTAGGCATTGCTTTCCGAGCCAAACCACTAGTACGTGAAAACGCAGAGCAAGCCATCTCCACTTTAGGCTTAGATGGTGTACTTTATTTGTTGGGTATTCGCGATCGCGATGAAATCTAG
- a CDS encoding extracellular solute-binding protein — MRIAALLSLLLLSFTSIAQTTVNVYSFRQPFLIEPILKTFTEETGIETRVVFAKKGLIQRLKREGQLSPADVVLTSNFAKLMQLKQEGLTQAYGLNGIEENVPKQFRDSEQQWLALTKRVRNVYSSKERQGKLNINYEDLADDKFKGKICTRSGKHPYNLGLIASMIVHNGEAQTKQWLKDVKENLARKPQGNDRAQVKAIKEGLCDVSLGNSYYLGKMLQDENQIPWANAVELNFPNQDNRGSHINVSGVVIAKYAPNKAAAQQLLAFLTSDKAQSLYAKLNMEYPVNPSVEASTLVKSWGEFKEDSISLEKIAAEVPNALKLVDEVKFDL, encoded by the coding sequence ATGCGCATCGCTGCATTACTCTCTCTACTACTGCTTTCATTTACCTCTATCGCGCAAACTACGGTCAATGTATACAGTTTCCGCCAACCGTTTTTAATTGAGCCTATTCTCAAAACATTTACCGAAGAAACGGGTATTGAAACGCGTGTGGTATTTGCCAAAAAAGGCTTAATTCAACGTCTTAAACGCGAAGGACAATTAAGCCCTGCAGACGTGGTATTAACCTCTAATTTTGCTAAGCTCATGCAATTGAAGCAGGAAGGTCTCACTCAGGCTTATGGCCTTAATGGCATCGAAGAAAATGTACCTAAACAATTTCGGGATAGTGAACAGCAATGGCTAGCGCTAACGAAGCGCGTGCGTAACGTTTATAGCTCCAAAGAGCGCCAAGGTAAATTGAATATTAATTACGAAGATTTAGCCGATGACAAATTCAAAGGTAAAATTTGTACCCGCTCCGGTAAGCACCCATATAACCTTGGCCTAATCGCATCCATGATTGTTCATAATGGCGAAGCGCAAACCAAGCAATGGCTGAAAGATGTAAAAGAAAACCTTGCACGCAAACCACAAGGTAATGACCGCGCTCAAGTTAAAGCCATCAAAGAAGGACTGTGTGATGTATCTTTGGGCAATAGCTATTACTTAGGCAAAATGTTACAAGATGAAAATCAAATCCCTTGGGCTAATGCTGTTGAACTTAATTTTCCAAACCAAGACAACCGTGGCTCTCACATTAATGTCTCAGGTGTGGTAATCGCTAAGTACGCTCCGAATAAAGCCGCAGCGCAACAACTATTGGCGTTCTTAACATCTGACAAAGCCCAATCTCTTTATGCCAAATTGAATATGGAATACCCAGTTAATCCTAGTGTGGAAGCGAGCACATTGGTCAAAAGTTGGGGCGAATTCAAGGAAGACAGTATTTCTCTGGAGAAGATCGCAGCGGAGGTTCCTAACGCTTTAAAGCTAGTAGACGAAGTAAAGTTCGATCTATAA
- a CDS encoding ABC transporter permease, with the protein MKKSSLATVAIASCISIGLFVPIVALFYEALFSGESNQTFLDIWNTVLWDYVKNSLSVVSLTLVFACLFAIAPAWWCARYDFWGRRYLQWFMVIPLAIPAYISAYIYTELLDYAGPIQSGLRELFNWQAGDYWFFDIRSITGASLMLALALYPYIYLLMRQSFAQQSDNLDQAARMLSANSRNIFFNIRLPLARPALAVGCSLVAMESLADFGTVHLFAISTLTTAIYDSWLVYGSMSTAAKISCLLLLFVVTLVSLERWQRRDQKHFELRSNRTLSRIPCSKWAATCIWFFCGLVLLLGFIVPVYFLLDYSILYWDINVQEALWLHGSNTFLLAAIAAVICVLIALLLNHNIRQHNAKAKQWPQWQLNFASLGYAIPGTVLAIAILIPLGQLDIWANQLMNPLFETRLGLIFSGTSFALVLAFVMRFAAIANGSINSAYGNISPNLDLAAKTLKQGSSGVFKRIHLPLLSPAIISAGLLVFIECVKELPAALLLRPFDFQTLSTYVYQYASDELLHQGSLAALLIIVVSLLPIAILTRSQRMT; encoded by the coding sequence ATGAAAAAATCATCCCTCGCCACTGTTGCCATTGCAAGTTGCATCTCTATCGGTCTGTTCGTCCCGATCGTGGCATTATTTTATGAAGCCTTGTTCAGTGGCGAATCTAATCAAACCTTTCTAGACATCTGGAATACTGTCCTTTGGGACTATGTCAAAAACAGTTTAAGTGTCGTTTCACTCACATTGGTTTTTGCCTGTCTATTTGCCATCGCACCAGCTTGGTGGTGCGCTCGCTATGACTTTTGGGGGCGTCGCTATCTGCAGTGGTTTATGGTGATTCCACTTGCCATCCCAGCCTATATCAGCGCTTATATTTATACGGAATTATTGGATTACGCCGGACCCATTCAAAGCGGTTTAAGAGAACTGTTTAACTGGCAAGCAGGCGACTATTGGTTTTTCGATATTCGCTCCATTACCGGCGCCAGCCTCATGCTCGCATTGGCCCTATACCCATATATTTATCTTCTCATGCGACAAAGTTTTGCTCAACAAAGTGATAATCTTGATCAAGCTGCTCGAATGTTGAGCGCAAACAGCCGCAACATTTTTTTTAATATTCGTCTCCCCTTGGCAAGACCGGCACTAGCGGTGGGGTGCAGTCTAGTGGCCATGGAATCCCTAGCAGACTTTGGCACAGTGCACTTGTTCGCTATCAGTACGCTGACAACTGCCATTTATGATAGTTGGTTGGTTTATGGATCCATGTCTACCGCAGCGAAAATTTCCTGCCTATTATTGTTGTTTGTTGTAACACTGGTATCACTAGAGCGCTGGCAACGACGAGATCAAAAACATTTTGAGTTACGTTCTAATCGAACCCTGAGTCGGATTCCTTGCTCTAAATGGGCAGCTACGTGCATATGGTTTTTTTGCGGTTTGGTATTGCTATTAGGTTTTATTGTTCCTGTCTATTTTTTATTGGATTACAGCATTTTATATTGGGACATTAATGTGCAAGAAGCACTATGGCTCCATGGCAGTAATACGTTCTTATTGGCCGCTATAGCCGCGGTCATCTGCGTGCTGATTGCATTATTATTGAATCACAACATTCGACAGCACAATGCAAAAGCTAAACAATGGCCGCAATGGCAGCTTAATTTCGCTTCTTTGGGGTATGCCATTCCCGGCACGGTTTTGGCCATCGCTATACTGATTCCACTCGGGCAATTAGATATCTGGGCTAATCAGCTGATGAATCCATTATTCGAGACTCGATTGGGGTTGATTTTTTCCGGCACCAGTTTCGCACTGGTATTAGCCTTTGTGATGCGGTTTGCAGCCATTGCTAATGGCAGTATTAACAGCGCTTATGGAAACATAAGCCCCAACTTAGACTTAGCCGCTAAAACTCTCAAGCAAGGCAGTAGTGGAGTTTTTAAACGTATTCACCTACCTTTACTTAGCCCTGCAATTATAAGTGCTGGCTTGTTGGTTTTTATAGAATGTGTAAAAGAATTGCCAGCCGCGCTGCTATTACGACCATTCGATTTTCAAACACTTTCCACCTATGTCTATCAATACGCCAGTGACGAATTACTACATCAAGGTTCATTGGCAGCACTTCTGATCATAGTGGTGAGCCTATTACCCATTGCCATACTCACTCGTAGCCAGAGAATGACATGA
- a CDS encoding TonB-dependent receptor, which yields MKWNMKRMRVRMAIKVNWVFAAGFTLAASSLSNATDETRLEEVRVTASGQSLNDVAQPVQVFTQEQMQAQNGHTIGDLLSSLPGVSNASFGAGVGRPVIRGLGGNRVKMAINGTDVADVSAMSSDHAPMVDAANASQLEVIYGPSTLRFGSGAMGGVVNVADSRFHETELKGVEGQIKSALSSADEGTDLSASLDVGNGPWVMHLDGFARETENHRAGNGEDVDNTSTQSQGVNLGVNHIQDNGNSVGIAISSLDYEYGVPNPDNDPASVSPTQTRFDAQGVFYDLVPLFQQVKLQLTHIDYEHGENFDDTVVGLFEKTSTEFKSTFQLSPIASWQSVVGVQASLQDLDVCHDHGGCSGIPNYKDLSWDGTQGDNLVSAGGWLFAHDTPMPLTQTQDLGVFWIAETHWAYGLLELGARVDQRQIELDPVSILPSYRKNASYYADKDFESASFSAAMTWRLSNQKFGLSLSRSQRAPTADEMYWNGDHHATFSFQLDNPELDVETAHSIDVTWQYLGEGFEASSAVYYYDFDGYIYNDLKGLINPIHPDDPVYRNEQRDAWFAGAEWQLDYDVTDHWQWFVKGDYVRAQLKQGANKNLPRTPPLSIASGVIWSSEQWLMRAEAKHFAEQTDIAENESKTDGYSLLNIYGAYNHAFSQSELQLYVRAHNLTDELGRNHVSYLKDYSYIVGRNITLGVNYSF from the coding sequence ATGAAATGGAACATGAAGCGCATGAGGGTGAGAATGGCCATTAAGGTTAACTGGGTATTTGCTGCTGGCTTTACGCTAGCAGCGTCATCTTTAAGCAACGCTACTGATGAAACACGTTTAGAAGAGGTGCGCGTTACTGCTTCTGGTCAGTCTTTGAATGATGTAGCTCAGCCAGTTCAAGTGTTCACTCAAGAACAGATGCAAGCGCAGAACGGTCACACGATTGGTGACTTATTATCCAGCTTGCCAGGCGTTTCTAATGCAAGTTTTGGTGCGGGAGTGGGTCGTCCGGTTATTCGTGGCTTGGGCGGCAATCGCGTAAAGATGGCGATTAATGGTACTGATGTGGCGGATGTATCTGCCATGAGCAGTGACCATGCACCTATGGTGGACGCAGCTAATGCCAGCCAACTGGAAGTCATATATGGCCCCAGTACATTACGCTTCGGTAGTGGTGCAATGGGCGGAGTAGTCAATGTAGCGGATTCACGTTTTCATGAAACCGAATTGAAAGGCGTGGAAGGGCAAATAAAGAGTGCCTTGAGTAGCGCTGATGAAGGAACTGATCTTAGCGCCAGTTTGGATGTGGGTAACGGACCCTGGGTTATGCATCTTGATGGCTTTGCTCGTGAGACAGAAAACCATCGCGCGGGCAATGGTGAAGACGTTGACAATACCTCAACACAAAGCCAAGGAGTTAACTTGGGTGTGAATCATATTCAAGATAACGGGAATAGTGTTGGTATCGCTATATCTTCGTTGGATTATGAATATGGGGTTCCCAATCCCGATAATGATCCGGCATCAGTTAGTCCTACGCAAACTCGCTTTGATGCACAGGGTGTTTTCTATGATCTAGTACCACTATTTCAGCAAGTGAAGTTACAACTTACTCATATTGATTATGAGCATGGTGAAAACTTTGATGACACAGTAGTGGGTCTATTCGAAAAAACGTCTACTGAGTTTAAATCCACATTCCAATTGTCGCCTATTGCCAGTTGGCAATCGGTTGTGGGTGTTCAAGCATCTCTGCAAGACTTGGATGTATGCCATGACCATGGTGGTTGTTCTGGTATCCCCAATTATAAGGATCTTAGCTGGGATGGTACCCAAGGTGATAATCTAGTGTCTGCTGGTGGCTGGTTGTTCGCACATGATACGCCTATGCCCTTGACACAAACACAAGATCTAGGTGTGTTCTGGATTGCGGAAACTCATTGGGCCTATGGCTTGTTGGAGTTAGGCGCCCGTGTTGATCAACGCCAGATCGAGCTAGATCCTGTTTCCATTCTGCCGTCGTACCGAAAGAACGCATCTTATTATGCAGATAAAGATTTTGAGTCCGCTTCTTTTAGTGCAGCGATGACATGGAGGTTGAGCAATCAAAAGTTTGGCTTGAGTCTATCTCGTTCGCAAAGAGCACCAACTGCAGATGAAATGTATTGGAACGGGGATCATCATGCGACGTTCAGCTTTCAGCTAGATAATCCGGAGTTAGACGTCGAAACCGCCCATAGTATTGATGTGACTTGGCAATATCTAGGAGAGGGATTTGAAGCTAGCTCCGCTGTGTATTATTACGATTTTGATGGTTACATATACAATGATCTGAAAGGATTGATTAATCCTATTCATCCGGATGATCCTGTGTATCGCAATGAACAACGGGATGCTTGGTTTGCTGGTGCAGAATGGCAATTAGATTATGATGTGACTGATCATTGGCAGTGGTTTGTGAAGGGCGATTATGTTCGCGCTCAACTAAAACAGGGTGCTAATAAAAATCTTCCGCGCACGCCACCTTTATCAATTGCTTCCGGTGTTATATGGAGTAGTGAGCAATGGCTGATGCGAGCAGAGGCAAAACACTTTGCTGAGCAAACGGATATAGCAGAAAATGAAAGCAAGACTGATGGCTATTCATTACTGAATATCTATGGTGCTTACAATCATGCTTTCAGCCAATCAGAGCTACAGCTTTATGTACGCGCACATAATTTGACAGATGAATTAGGTCGGAATCATGTGAGCTATTTAAAAGACTATAGCTATATTGTTGGTCGCAATATTACACTAGGCGTTAACTACTCATTTTAA